The Terriglobus roseus region ATTATTTGCCTTGGGGGCGGTGCAGCAGACACATGCCCAGGCCAATCGTTTGCAGTCACCCGATGGGCGATTGGTTATGACGTTTTCTGTAAACACCTCGAAGCCGCTTTCAACGCAGGGAAGCGGACAGCTTCAGTATTCGGTTACGTTCAAGGGAAAGCCAATCATCGATGCTTCGGCAATGGGACTTGCACTGGATGATCAGCTTTCGTTGGGAGAGAACGTAACAATTGCAGATACAAAGTCATCGAGTGGGATCGACGACTATCCGCTCATGTTTTCAAAGGTGAGCCATGTTCACGATGCCTATAACGTGCTTTCGCTGACGGTGAGAGAACCCGGTTCGAACGGGCATGGCCGCAGTCTTGTTGTGGAGGCGCGCGCATACAACAGCGGTATTGCTTTCCGTTATCTGCTTCCCGCTCCGCCGCGTGGCAATACAGAGCTTCGTCTGCGGGATGAAGAGACGGAGTTTCGCTTTAGCCAGGACGACACCGCATGGGTATTGGCGCTACCGAATTATCGATCCAGCTACGAAAGCGAATATGTTCGCTACAACCTATCCGCGCTGAGCAATCAGGGCGGCGTTTCTAGCCACTTCCTCATCGGCATGCCTACGTTGCTGCACCAACCGGGTGATGCATGGATTTCATTGATGGAAGCTGATTTGGAAGGGAACAGCTCAGCCTACGTTACAAATCCCACTGGGAATTGGGCGGGACATATGCTGCGTGTGAAGTTATCTCCGCGATGGGATGATCCGTCATTTGCTGTTACCGGAACGCTACCTCATCATTCCGCGTGGCGCGTGCTTGGTATCGCTGATACACCGGGAGAACTGCTGGAGAGCAATCTGCAAACAGATTTGAATCCACCTAGCCGTGTGAAGGATACAAACTGGATCCAGCCAGGTAAGGCTTCGTGGAACTGGTGGGTTGATAACGTGAACGCCAAAGGCGAATCCGGAAATTCGCAGTTCACCACAGAGACGATGAAGTATTACGTGGATTTTGCTGCGAAGTCTGGCTTCCCGTATTTCTTTCTGGATGCAGGATGGTCTGGTGGAGACATCACCAAAATGAACGGAAAAGTCGATATCCCAGAGTTGGTGAAGTACGCAGCGACGAAGCACGTGAAGGTGTGGATCTGGCTCTACTCCACTGCTGTTATGGAACAGATGAAAGAAGCATTTCCTCTCTACGAGAAGTGGGGCGTTGCGGGCATGAAAATTGACTTTGTCAATCGTGACGATCAGGAAGGCATTCAGTTCTTCTACGACGTGGCACGCGAAGCGGCCGCTCATCATCTGATGGTGGATTTTCATGGATGTCATACGCCGTGGGGTATTATGCGCACCTATCCCAACGTGATGAGCTATGAGGCAGTACTAGGACTCGAGAACAATAAGGTGGGCAGGCGCGACAGCCCCGTGGATCGATCAGTTTTTGCATGGACGCGAGCCCTAGTGGGCCCCTTGGACTACACAGCGGGCGCATTCGACAGCCAGACAGAAGCCAGCTTTGTTGCACGCAATGCATCGCCTCAGGTGATGGGAACGCGTGCGCAGCAGCTTGCGTTGTATGTCGTGTATGAAAATCCTGTACCGATGGTGTCCGACAGCCCACAAAACTATGAAGGCGAAGCCGCTGCCGCGTTCCAGTTTTTGAAGGATGTTCCTACAACGTGGGATGAAACTCGCGTTTTAGGTGGAGATGTTGGCGAATACTCTATCGTTGCGCGACGCCACGGCAGCGAGTGGTATCTGGGCAGCACGACCAACTGGACACCGCGAGAGCTGAAGGTGCCACTGAAGTTTCTTGGCAACGGCAACTATACGGCTGAGGTGTACGAAGATGGCGCCGATGCGGCAACGCAACCGAAGCATGTCAACATCCGCAAGGCTTCCGTCGCATCGAATTCAACGCTCAATCTGAACCTTGCGCCAGGTGGCGGAGCGGCAATACGCTTCATTCCTGCAAAGTGAAGTTAGAGTGCCACGACAGAAAAGCGCGGCTTTAGGGCCGCGCTTTTCTGTTACTTGAACATCGTGGGACGCAGTCGTAGCGTCTCGTTTGCCGTTATATTGAACGATTTCACTGAGTCACGATAGCGAACGGGGATAGCTTCAGGAAAGCGGCTGCGAATGGCTGCATGGATCAGCGCGCCGTTCTGCCACGCAATGTCGACGGTATAACCTCCGCGTGCACATAGCCCTCGCACTTCGCCGTCGGGCCATGCGTCTGGCAGAGCGGGCAGAAGTTCAATTTCGCCTCGTTGCGATTGCATCAGCATCTCTGCCATTGCGGCTGTTCCACCGGTATTGCCATCGATTGCGAAAATGTTTTGTTCAGCCCCAGCGACACCGCCCTGAGAGAAGGTCAGCAAGTTATTGCCCGTGGCATGCGAGAGCAAATCGTTAAGATAGTGAACTGACTCATCACCCTTCAACAGCCGAGCATAGAACGCCATGAAATTGGCGCGACCCCATTCCGTCTGTTCCCAGTCTGGCGCCGCGACACGACGTTGAATTGTTATTTCTGCTGCGTGCGCCAGCGCGGGAGTGGTTCGAACATCCACTTGCGATTCCGGATAGAGAGACGTCAAGTGCGATGTATGGCGATGATTCGGATAGGCATCCTCAACGTCATGCAACCATTCTTGCAATTGACCATGGCTGCCAATTTGGAGCGGAGGTAGCTTTGCCTTTGCAGTCTTTACCCGTTCGGCGAGTGGCATATCGAAATTAAGAACCTTGCATGTTTGCTCGCAGATATCGAAGAGCGCAAACGTCATCACTCGATCCACAGTGGGCATCATGCTTTCACTGGCGTTGCCGCCACGCGGGTCTTTGAAAGCGTTTTCTGGCGATTCAGATGGTCCTGTTACCAGCCATCCATGCGTTGGCTCTGTAGCCATATATGCCAGGAAGAATTCGGCTGCGTCGCGAAAGATAGGGAAGGCCGTTTGCCGCAGGAACATTTTGTCATTAGTGAAGCGATAGTGTTCCCACAGTTGCAGCGAAAGCCAGATACCCGCAACAGGAAAATTGCCCCATCCCACGTCGCCCGGAGCAGTGTAGCCCCATGGGTTGGTAACGGTATGTGCAATCCAGCCAGGAGCGTCATACATCTCTCTTGCCGGTTTCTGACCCGCGCTGCGCAGGAACTCGAGGAAGCGGAAGAGCGGCGCCTGACACTCTGATAGATTGCAGACTTCCGCGGCCCAGTAATTCTGTTCTGTATTGATATCCAGGTGGAAGTCATCGGTCCACCCCATCGCAGCAGCGAGACCGTCATTCCAGATGCCCTGCAGAGCCAGCGGAAGATGTGAGTCAGCACGTGATCCTGCGATTGTGAGATAGCGCCCAAATTGAAAGAAGAGTGCGTGCAATCCAGGATCGCTTGCTCCCTTCTTCACATTGCTGATTCGCATATCTGTGGGCTTGTTGGCGTTTGGATCGTTGCCCAAGCGGAACGACATCCGTCGGAAGAGCGGCGCATAATCTGCGATGTGTGCTTCTTTCAGCTTCTCGTATGACAAGCTGCGCGCGGCTGTCAGAGTTTGTCGGCAGGCTGCGTTTGGATCGTTGCCACGGAAGGAAGTTGCGATCGCGATAAGGATGGTTGCAGTACGGGCTTCCTTGACCGTTATGCCATTGGTGTTACGTTCGGTATGTCCGTCTTGTGTGATGACTTCTACATGGATTTCGAAATCAACGCCAGACTTTCCGTCGCTATGCTTGGTTTCAACCGCCCTGCCGAGCAAGACCAAACGATTGCCTTCGGTGTGCGCCGTGAACGGGAGTTGTGACGCGGCGAAGTGAACGCGGAACGAGCTAGGATGCGCGATGCGATAGGCAATCAGCCTGTGAGCATGCGATGCAAATGCTTCTCGCGAGTGACTCTGTCCTCCCGATCGGAAGGATACTTCTGCCACGGCATCATGCAGAGTGAGTGTGCGGCGGTAATCCGTAATGGGATGAGACGGCGATTCGAAGTCGATTAACACATCGGGAAGCGGTAAGTTCGTGCCGAAGTTTGTAGCGCGGCCTGCGATATATTTGCGGCTTAGCTGCGTCGCTTCGACATATTTCCCATCAAACAGCAGCTGCCTAATCTCAGCAATATGCGCCTTCGCTTCTTGATTGACAGAATGCTCGTTAGGAGCCCCGGACCAAGCAGTGGAGTCGGAAAGCGCAAGCCGCTCTGTCGTTACGCCGCCGAAGATCATGGCGCCTTGATTGCCATTGCCCAGCGGCAAAGCCTCCAGCCACTGTTTTGCTTCCTGGCTGTACCAAAGGGTAGTTGCTGGGTTTGCGCTGGATGATGCTGGCGCTTGAAATGGCTTACCTGTGGCAATTGCGGCCGTAGCCGCAGCGCCTGCAATGAATTCGCGGCGCGTACTCAATGGCTTACTCCCTGCAATACAAATGCAGCTGCTTGAAAGTCGCCACGCAGCTCAATGTTGATTCCATGGTGCATCCAGTATGAACCCGTTGCTGATGCAGGCGTTTCGTCGCTAGCTTTGCCATAGATCGAACTAAGGCTATAAATACGATCCGGATCCAGGCCACGAAGAAAGACGCGCGGATAGGGATAGAGTTCCGTGCTCGAATGCAAAAAGGTAAAGAGGACTGCCTGCTGCTTGTCGCGCGACACGGATTCGGTAACTGCTTCTTCGCTGCCATCGGTGGGGTATACCAGGCGATAAAGCTCGCCTCGCTGCGCGGTCTCGCGGATGTTTTTGTACTCGGCAATCATCTTCTGCGAAGTGTTTAACTCTTCGGGCGTGAACTTCGTAAGGTTCGCACCAATGCCAAGCGAACCTTGCATCGAAGAAAGGAAGCGATAGGGGAGCGATAGTGTGCGTTGGTTTACCCATGTGGGCGAATCCGTAACCCAGGCCATCATGATGCCAGGAGCATACGCTTGGGTGAACCCATTCTGAATCCGCAGACGGTCGAAAGCATCCGTGTTGTCCGAAGGCCAGACTTCATCTGTTAAGCCAATCACTCCCAGATCCACGCGACTGCCACCGCCGGAGCACGATTCGATCTCGACATTTGGATGCTTCTTCCTTAGTTCCGCGAGGATGCCATAAAAGTTGTGAATGAAGTCCACATAGACATTCTTCTGTTCCTCTGGAGCAACAGCGGGCCAGCCGGGCTCAGACCAATTGCGGTT contains the following coding sequences:
- a CDS encoding glycoside hydrolase family 97 protein, translating into MTKHWVLIGLFALGAVQQTHAQANRLQSPDGRLVMTFSVNTSKPLSTQGSGQLQYSVTFKGKPIIDASAMGLALDDQLSLGENVTIADTKSSSGIDDYPLMFSKVSHVHDAYNVLSLTVREPGSNGHGRSLVVEARAYNSGIAFRYLLPAPPRGNTELRLRDEETEFRFSQDDTAWVLALPNYRSSYESEYVRYNLSALSNQGGVSSHFLIGMPTLLHQPGDAWISLMEADLEGNSSAYVTNPTGNWAGHMLRVKLSPRWDDPSFAVTGTLPHHSAWRVLGIADTPGELLESNLQTDLNPPSRVKDTNWIQPGKASWNWWVDNVNAKGESGNSQFTTETMKYYVDFAAKSGFPYFFLDAGWSGGDITKMNGKVDIPELVKYAATKHVKVWIWLYSTAVMEQMKEAFPLYEKWGVAGMKIDFVNRDDQEGIQFFYDVAREAAAHHLMVDFHGCHTPWGIMRTYPNVMSYEAVLGLENNKVGRRDSPVDRSVFAWTRALVGPLDYTAGAFDSQTEASFVARNASPQVMGTRAQQLALYVVYENPVPMVSDSPQNYEGEAAAAFQFLKDVPTTWDETRVLGGDVGEYSIVARRHGSEWYLGSTTNWTPRELKVPLKFLGNGNYTAEVYEDGADAATQPKHVNIRKASVASNSTLNLNLAPGGGAAIRFIPAK
- a CDS encoding glycosyl hydrolase family 95 catalytic domain-containing protein, whose protein sequence is MSTRREFIAGAAATAAIATGKPFQAPASSSANPATTLWYSQEAKQWLEALPLGNGNQGAMIFGGVTTERLALSDSTAWSGAPNEHSVNQEAKAHIAEIRQLLFDGKYVEATQLSRKYIAGRATNFGTNLPLPDVLIDFESPSHPITDYRRTLTLHDAVAEVSFRSGGQSHSREAFASHAHRLIAYRIAHPSSFRVHFAASQLPFTAHTEGNRLVLLGRAVETKHSDGKSGVDFEIHVEVITQDGHTERNTNGITVKEARTATILIAIATSFRGNDPNAACRQTLTAARSLSYEKLKEAHIADYAPLFRRMSFRLGNDPNANKPTDMRISNVKKGASDPGLHALFFQFGRYLTIAGSRADSHLPLALQGIWNDGLAAAMGWTDDFHLDINTEQNYWAAEVCNLSECQAPLFRFLEFLRSAGQKPAREMYDAPGWIAHTVTNPWGYTAPGDVGWGNFPVAGIWLSLQLWEHYRFTNDKMFLRQTAFPIFRDAAEFFLAYMATEPTHGWLVTGPSESPENAFKDPRGGNASESMMPTVDRVMTFALFDICEQTCKVLNFDMPLAERVKTAKAKLPPLQIGSHGQLQEWLHDVEDAYPNHRHTSHLTSLYPESQVDVRTTPALAHAAEITIQRRVAAPDWEQTEWGRANFMAFYARLLKGDESVHYLNDLLSHATGNNLLTFSQGGVAGAEQNIFAIDGNTGGTAAMAEMLMQSQRGEIELLPALPDAWPDGEVRGLCARGGYTVDIAWQNGALIHAAIRSRFPEAIPVRYRDSVKSFNITANETLRLRPTMFK